The Swingsia samuiensis genome contains the following window.
TGTATTTCAGTCCATGTCTTACATGAAAACTCTACGCGCCCCCCCTCTCCCTGACAGGTAAGCGCAGTTTGCGCTTTTCCTTGGGGCGCTATGGTCAACATTCCCAGAAAACAAACTGCACCGAAACGATGAAACCGCATATTTTTTAACATATAAGGCCTTTTTATAAGGTCGTTTTGTGATTACCATCAAAGACGTTTTACAAATTACAACATCTTTCAACTTTAAAAGATACCATCTAGAATCTTATGTCTTTCCCTATTTCTTACGAAACGGCCGATGCTGTCGATAGTGCAGCACATCTCATTCAGGTTGCCCTGACACCTGTTTTTATGCTCTCCGGGATCGGGACGTTAATCAACGTCTTTAATACACGCCTTGCCCGCGTTTCAGACCATCTGGAAGATGTCCGCAAACAACTTGTCGCTCCCGCTCCCGACCCTCAAAGCAATACCCGTCCTCTTTATACACAAGATCAACTCCGAACACATGAAACACAATTATGTCGTCGCATTTTTGTTCTTGATGTTGCTATCTTCCTTAATGGTATAGGAGGAGCCTCTACTTGTGCTGCAGCGTTAGCACTCTTTGTCGGCTCCCTAAGAGATGCCAGTACATCCACATGGCTACTTCTCTTTTTTGGAATCGCATTATCCTGCACTGTCGGCGCGCTTTTCTTTTTCCTCGCAGATACGTTACTTAGCTGGCACAGTATACGCCGAGGTTATTTTTTTGTACTTAAATTAAAGAAAACACATAAAAATTGAAATTTTATTCTGAAAAGCCCTCATAAAACCTTAACCGTTAAAGAGCTTAGGCATTTATGCATTTTTTGCAGATCTGCCTCTTAATGATGGCTGTTGTTTTAAAACAATTTCTGGCGCTTGGTGACCACACTTATCTTAATTATCACAAACGGCTCGGCCAACACATCATGCCATCTTTAACTCTTCTGCACTTAATTAATCTGCCTATTCATTTGCTCGTACAATTCTCCATGATTGGCATAATCCCTGTATTAGGGGCCTCTATCATTTCATCAATTGCCTCTCTTGCATCTCGTCGTATCTCTCGACATTAAAAACTACGCAGCATTATTCCAAATAAGATTTGGGATCGAGGCGGCGGCGCCAGATGTCGCTGATTAAACTCCCTACAATCCCCAGCAACATACCAACTGATGTAGCCCCCACCCACTGAGCGGGCATATAAGCCATCAGAACACCAGCCCCTCCAGCAATAACCCAGTTTAAGGTTCCCATTAAAGCGGAAGCAGCTCCTGCTTGATGCCCATGATGGGTTAAGGCCAAAATACCAGCATTAGGCCCCACAAAACCTAAGGCAAAAATAGAACACCATATTAAAAAACATAATATCCACGGATTGTGAGAGCCGACCCAACCCAATTCACACACACAAAACGCAAGACATGAAGATACAAACACCATCATCATTCCTGCTTCCATTACCCTTGTAAATAAATAATATTGCGACAATTTTGCATTAATCTGTGTTCCAATAATAAAACCCATGCCATTCATACTAAATATAATTGCAAATTCTTTCGGCGAAAAATTCAAAATGCCCTCATATAAAGACGGAGCATTCGATAAATAAGCAAACATCGTAAACGTACTAAAACTAACAACTAATGTAGACGAGCAAAATAAAGGCTCTCTCAACAAACCCCAATACCGGGCAGCCACACCGCTGACTGGCAATGTAAACCGTTTTTCAGGCGGTAATGTCTCTGGCAGTAAAAACCACGTCCCGATTAAGAGACAGCAGCCAAAAATTGCACCAGCCCAAAAAATTAAGCGCCAACTCCCCAGCCCAAGTAATAGCCCCCCAATAGATGGGGCCAGCAAAGGGCCTATTCCAAAAATAAGCATCAACTGCGACATAAGACGAACGCCAGCGGCGCCATTTGCAACATCCCGAACCATAGCTCGGGGCGCTACAGATGTAGTGGCTCCCCCCATTGCAGCAATAAATCGCAAAAAACAAAATAAGTAAAAATTTGTCACCACAGCCAGTAATGCAGACGCAATAATATAAACACACAAACCAACTAAAAGAGGTTTTTTACGCCCATATCGATCACACAGCGGGCCTAATGTGAACAAACCAAGCGCTAACCCCAACATCCAGGCTGTCAGAGTGATTTGCGCAGAACCACTTCCATAACCTAAATCTCTTTCCATAACTGGAAAAGCTGGCAGATACATGTCTGTTGAAACAGGACCTAACGCAAAGATTAAACCAACAAGCAATCTCACAACGGGAGTGAAAACAGCGTCAACAGAAAGCGACCGAGCAGGTAAAGACAAAGAAGCACCACATTGAAAATAAATTCATAAAAAAAAGGTATCTCCTTGCATTAAAGAGATACCTTTCTGCGTTTTTCAATCTTTTCTTAGTAAAAATACATTTTAAAAAGTTATTTTGGCCAGTTTTCAACGATCTGTTTCTTCACGCTCTCCGGAAGACCAACGTAATTTAAACGAATATTTTCAGCGTCCCCATGCTCTAAACCCCAAACAAAGAAATCATGCACGGCTTTAGCAGTCTTCTGGTCTTTTATATCTGTCGGCACCAAAGCAAATGTAGCCGTTACAATGGGCCATGCTCCTGCTCCATCCATATCCAACAAACTCACAGCCCCGTGGTCAGCACTACTCCAGTTTGCTGCATTCACGGCTTCTGTGAAACTCTTTAATGTTGGTAAAACAAATGCTCCAAAATGATTTTTTAAACGCGCAATTGTTAAATGGTTCTGAGCGGCATAAGCATACTCAACATATCCAATTCCACCTTCTGTTTGCCTTACCATCGCAGCGACACCATCATTCCCACGCGCGCCAGCACCACCGGGCCATGCAATAGATGTTCCCGCCCCCAATTTTTGTTTCCACTCTGGAGACACCAGAGAAAGATAGGATGTAAACACAAAACTTGTACCGGAACCATCTGCCCGATGGATAGGAGCCACTTCTGTTTCAGGTAATGCAATATCTGGGTTCAAAGCTTTAATACGCGCGTCGTCCCATTCCGTAATTTCACCATCATATAAAGCCGCAATGGTTGAACCATCCAACTTGAGATGGCCTGATGCCACGCCGGGAACATTTACCACAACAACCACGCCACTCATTACGGTTGGGAATTGATAAAGGTGCGTAGCTGCCAAACGCTCACCAGACATTGGTTTATCTGATGCTCCAAAATCAACCGTCTTAGCAATAACCTGATCCTGCCCAGCGCTAGAACCAACACTTTGATAATTCACACGCAGCCCAGATTGCTGTTTTACAGCATCTCCCCACGCTCCATATATAGGAGCCGCAAAGCTTGACCCTGCACCTGTAATATCTTCTGCCTTCACAGAAGATGCAGCAAAAAGCCCCATACAAATCATGACGGTATAACTGAAAAGCGTACGCTTGTTCTTGATCATGTACGATCTCTATTCGCGTAGTTGATTGACCTTCTTTTTCTATCGAGGCCCCTCCCCAGCGAATAGAGGGAAAGATATGATACTTTCATGACACAATCAAAATATGATGCACAAAAAACACAGAAACCTTTTGATATAAATATGAATAACGTTTTTTACATAATCCCTACAGACAATAACCCAAGGTTTTATTAGAAAACTGAACCAGTGTCATAAAAATGCAATGATACCGTCATGAAACCTTCCCATTATTCATGACAAAAAATACGCTAATGCGCGATGTCATAACCCCGCGGCCCGATGATTCAAGGACCCATCGCACCCATGACTTTCTGCTTCCGAAGAACACCTACTCTTCTTGCAACCTCAACACTGATCTCTGCCGGCATCCCATTTGCTCAAGCGCATGGAGCAGACCAAATGGAAATCATGGAACGGCAAATCCGCGCCATGCAAGCCCAGCTCAATGCCATGAAGAAGGAACATGCCGCCGAAGTAAAAAAAGCACGGGCTATTATTGCTCGACAACGAGAAGAAGCAGAAAACAATCCTTACGCCACACGCCGCACCTACCTCGGACCAGCATCTCACTTCGCCACAGGCGGGCAAGGAAGCTGGACCGTTAATCAGCCTATGCTTGCCCCCCCCAGAACAGCAAGCACGCCGTATGGTGAAGTTACAGGTACACCACCTGCACACTCCAGCCTCTATGGTCCTTTACGCCGCGGACAAATCCAAGTTGGCGGGATCCGAATTACATTAGGCGGGTTTGCAGAAGCCGCTGGTATGTGGCGTTCACGTAATACCGCATCTGATATTTCAACGGGATTTAATGCCATCCCTTGGGGTAATGACCCCGCCCACCAT
Protein-coding sequences here:
- a CDS encoding multidrug effflux MFS transporter — protein: MSLPARSLSVDAVFTPVVRLLVGLIFALGPVSTDMYLPAFPVMERDLGYGSGSAQITLTAWMLGLALGLFTLGPLCDRYGRKKPLLVGLCVYIIASALLAVVTNFYLFCFLRFIAAMGGATTSVAPRAMVRDVANGAAGVRLMSQLMLIFGIGPLLAPSIGGLLLGLGSWRLIFWAGAIFGCCLLIGTWFLLPETLPPEKRFTLPVSGVAARYWGLLREPLFCSSTLVVSFSTFTMFAYLSNAPSLYEGILNFSPKEFAIIFSMNGMGFIIGTQINAKLSQYYLFTRVMEAGMMMVFVSSCLAFCVCELGWVGSHNPWILCFLIWCSIFALGFVGPNAGILALTHHGHQAGAASALMGTLNWVIAGGAGVLMAYMPAQWVGATSVGMLLGIVGSLISDIWRRRLDPKSYLE
- a CDS encoding DUF2721 domain-containing protein, translated to MSFPISYETADAVDSAAHLIQVALTPVFMLSGIGTLINVFNTRLARVSDHLEDVRKQLVAPAPDPQSNTRPLYTQDQLRTHETQLCRRIFVLDVAIFLNGIGGASTCAAALALFVGSLRDASTSTWLLLFFGIALSCTVGALFFFLADTLLSWHSIRRGYFFVLKLKKTHKN
- the pstS gene encoding phosphate ABC transporter substrate-binding protein PstS, with protein sequence MIKNKRTLFSYTVMICMGLFAASSVKAEDITGAGSSFAAPIYGAWGDAVKQQSGLRVNYQSVGSSAGQDQVIAKTVDFGASDKPMSGERLAATHLYQFPTVMSGVVVVVNVPGVASGHLKLDGSTIAALYDGEITEWDDARIKALNPDIALPETEVAPIHRADGSGTSFVFTSYLSLVSPEWKQKLGAGTSIAWPGGAGARGNDGVAAMVRQTEGGIGYVEYAYAAQNHLTIARLKNHFGAFVLPTLKSFTEAVNAANWSSADHGAVSLLDMDGAGAWPIVTATFALVPTDIKDQKTAKAVHDFFVWGLEHGDAENIRLNYVGLPESVKKQIVENWPK